A window from Urocitellus parryii isolate mUroPar1 chromosome 1, mUroPar1.hap1, whole genome shotgun sequence encodes these proteins:
- the Il12b gene encoding interleukin-12 subunit beta codes for MCLRLLVISWVSLVLLASPLLAIWELEKNVYVVELDWHPDTPGETVVLTCDTPEEDGITWTSGQSSEVLGSGKTLTILVKEFEDAGRYTCHRGGEVLSQMLLLLHKNEDGIWSTDILKKKEPENKNFVTCEAKNYSGRFTCWWLTAISTDVKFSVKSHRGSPDPQGVTCGEATLSAERVKIEQREYKKYSVQCQEDSACPTAEETLPITVVVDAVHKLKYENYVSSFFIRDIIKPDPPKNLKMKPSKTPQQVEVTWEYPDSWSTPHSYFSLTFSVQVQGKKKKRSNTLHVDKTSVTVTCQKGAKVSVQARDRYYNSSWSEWATMSCP; via the exons ATGTGTCTTCGGCTGTTGGTCATCTCCTGGGTCTCCCTGGTTTTGCTGGCATCTCCCCTCTTGGCCATATGGGAACTGGAGAAAAATG TCTATGTGGTGGAGTTGGATTGGCACCCTGACACACCTGGAGAAACGGTGGTCCTCACCTGTGACACTCCTGAAGAAGATGGCATCACCTGGACCTCAGGTCAGAGCAGCGAGGTCTTAGGCTCTGGCAAAACCCTGACCATTCTAGTCAAAGAGTTTGAAGACGCTGGCCGCTACACCTGCCACAGAGGAGGTGAAGTTCTGAGCCAGATGCTCCTGCTGCTTCACAAAAATGAAGATGGGATTTGGTCCACTGATATTCTGAAGAAAAAAG AACCTGAAAATAAGAACTTTGTAACATGTGAGGCAAAGAATTACTCTGGACGTTTTACCTGCTGGTGGCTGACGGCAATCAGTACTGATGTGAAATTCAGTGTCAAGAGCCACAGAGG CTCCCCTGACCCTCAAGGGGTGACGTGTGGAGAAGCAACTCTCTCTGCAGAGAGGGTCAAAATAGAGCAGAGAGAGTACAAGAAGTACTCGGTGCAGTGCCAGGAGGACAGTGCCTGCCCCACCGCTGAGGAGACCCTGCCCATCACAGTGGTGGTGGACGCAGTTCACAAGCTCAAGTACGAAAACTACGTCAGCAGCTTCTTCATCAGAGACATCA TCAAACCTGACCCACCCAAGAACCTAAAGATGAAGCCATCCAAGACTCCTCAGCAGGTGGAGGTCACCTGGGAGTACCCGGACAGCTGGAGCACCCCGCACTCCTACTTCTCCCTGACATTCTCTGTGCAGGTCCAgggcaagaagaagaaaagg AGCAATACTCTCCACGTGGATAAGACCTCAGTCACAGTGACCTGCCAGAAGGGTGCCAAGGTCAGCGTGCAAGCCCGGGACCGATACTACAACTCATCGTGGAGTGAATGGGCAACTATGTCCTGCCCTTAG